A region of the Candidatus Nanosynbacter lyticus genome:
TTGCTAATTTGTGGTATTCCGCCTCGACCGATTTTTTGTCATTGTCAGGATTATCATCAATCAATGGGCAAATGACGTAAGCTTGGCGGCCTTGAGCTAGCTCGTGATCAATCGCTTCGTAGAGTTTCGGCGCTGAAGCTGGCGACCAAATTTTCGTTTCAATCGGCTGACGGCCAGCTGGCAACTCGTCCAAAATCGATATATCCAGTTCACCGTACAACGTCAGCGCCAAGCTCCGCGGGATCGGCGTAGCAGTCATGCTGAGGAGATGCGGCATGTAGTCCGCTTTTTGTAGCAACGCCTGCCGCTGCTTGACGCCAAATCGATGCTGCTCGTCAATCACCACAAAACCGAGCTTATGGTACGCCACTTTTTCCTGAATCAGCGCGTGCGTACCAACCACCACGTCAATGTCACCATTTGCTAAATTGTCCAGCAGTTGCCGCCGCGGAGTACCCTTGACGTGCCCTGTCAGCAGCGCCACCGACACGCCAAACGGCGATAACAGCTCATCGAGCGTTTTGGCGTGCTGAGTCGCCAAAATCTCCGTCGGCGCCATGATGGCCGTCTGAAAACCAGCCTGTGCCACTTCCGCCGCCACCAACCCAGCGACCACCGTTTTGCCCGAGCCAACGTCACCCTGCAGTAAGCGATTCATCGGATGTTCGGACTCCAGATCTTGCAAAATCTGCCAGGCGGCGCGGCGCTGCGCATTGGTCAAGGGAAACGGCAGCTGCTCGACAAATTGCTTGACGACCGGCTGATTGAACGGGATGCGCCAGCCGGTCAATTTGGTTTGTTCTTGCTTATTCAGCTGCGCCGCCAAAATCATTTCAAACAATTCTTCAAACGCCAAGCGCTCACGTCCGCGGGCAATTTCCTCATGATTGTTTGGTGTGTGAAGGAACCTGATGGCTTCAGCGCGGCTGACTAGTTTTTGTCGCTGGACAATGTGTTCTGGTAGCGTCTCGGGCAAAAAATCCATGATGGGGCGTAGGTTTTTCAACAAATCCTGCACGGTTTTCGGGCGAAGGTTTTTGATGGATTTGTAGACCGGATGAATGCCCGATGTGCGTTGGGCGTCGGATGTATCGGTTTGCTTGGCCAGCTCGACAGATGGATTACTAATTTGATAGCTGTTATATTGCATGCCGAACTGGCCGGAGAACATAAACTCGGCGTCCGACTTTAGCTGGGATTCGCGGTATGGTTGATTGAACCAAACGGCCGTGACCTTGCCAGAATCATCCGCCAGTACCGCCGTGGTAATCCTCAGGCCTCGGCGCACAATCCGCGTGGAAATCGACTCGCAGTGCGCCCGCACCGTCACTTTACCCGGCTGAAGATCGGCGATGCTGACCGCCGCCGAATAATCATCATACGCCCTCGGCAAAAAATCCAAGGCGTCCGCCACCGTCTCCAGACCCGCCGCCGCCAGCGCTTGGGCGGTTTTGGGGCCGACGCCTTTGATGTGTTCCAGTGGGGTTGTCAGTTTCATCTACGAAACAGCGTTGATGCCTTCCAGCGCGTAGGCAGTATCTTCCCAGCCTCTAACCTCAATTGAATCAACTCCCATTTGTTTGACCGGAAAATCATTGCCGCCCTCTTGTAATTTATCGCCAAAGAATAACGCATCTTCCTTTGACCAGCCGTTCAACTCAAGCAGCTTACCAATACCATAGGCCTTATCAATTCCTGGCAGCGTAATATCAGTGCTGGTCGTACCGCCAATCCTCACCTCAAGACCAGGCAATTTCTCTGCCACTTTATCGCGATACACCGGGCGAATATCTTTATACTTTTCCGCCCAGGCATACTTATCTTCTGGCGACGCCTGCTGACCCAGCGCCGACATGGTAATCTGGCTGTGGCGATCCTCAATAATTTCACCCGCAGGATTATCACACCAAATACCCATCTCCCTGGCAACTTCTTCCAGCGCCGTAGTTATTTGAGTTTTTTGCTCATCAGATAAATCGTTCGCATATTGAATCTTCCATTCATTATCGGCAGCATCAAATCGATAATACCTAGTGCCGCAAGTCGGCATTGCATGAAATCTTTGGAGCAATTCAGGCTGAACATTAAGCCGATCAATCACCTGCTTTTTAATCTGCTGGAATGTGCCGCCGGTAATGACGCACACATCGTATTTTTCAAGCAACCGGCTAAGAATGCCAGCCATGCGATCACTGATTGGCGACTTGGTAATAGCTAGCGTGTCGTCCAGATCAAACCCGATAATTTTTTTCACTCTTCTCCCTCCATAATTAACACAAATGTATTTTTACCTTTTTTCAGTAGCGACGTAGTGTTGACAGCTTGGTCTTCGGTTATTTTTTCGCCGTTGAGGCTGATAGCGCCAGATTTTAGCAGGCGTTTTGCTTCGCCATTGGAACTGACCGCACCAGAAATCACCAACGCTTCAATCACACCAACGCCGACATCCACGCGCGGAATTTCCTTGGCCAAAGCGTCCAAATCATCATCTGACAATTGGCGAAAATCACCGCCGCCAAACAATACTTCCGTCACCCGCTCCACTGATTCGCGCCGATTAACGCCGTGGACGATGTCGGTGACTTCGCGCGCCAAGACTTTTTGCGCTGAGCGCGCACCTGGATTGACGGCGTGATTTTCAGCGATGGCTTCAATGGTATCGCGATCAAGCATGGTGAAAATCTTCATGTATTCGATGGCGCTTTCGTCATCAACGTTCAGCCAGAATTGATAGAACTTGTACACGCTGGTTTTGGCTTCATCCAGCCACACGGCGCCGCCTTCGGATTTGCCAAATTTGCGGCCAGTTGACTTGTTGATGAGCAGTGGCGCGGTCATGGCGTAGACTTCGGCATTTTCTTTTTTGCGAATCAATTCCACGCCCGAGAGTAAATTGCCCCATTGATCAGAACCGCCGATTTGCAAATTGACACTGTGATGTTTGAATAAGTGCCAGAAATCGTAGCCCTGCAACAAGGTGTAGGTAAATTCAGCAAAACTCAGCCCTTTGCCATTGTCGATGCGTGCCTTGAAAAATTCACGACCGATCAAGTCTGCCATGTTGAAATTCTTGCCAATGTCGCGGAGAAACGGTAACAATTCCAAATTGCCCAGCCAATCCGCATTATCCACCAGGGTAAAATCGCGTCCAGCAAATATTTGCGACACCTGTGTCTTCAAAGCTCGTTTGTTGTGCTCAATTTCCGCATACGACAGAAGACTCCGCTCCTCGGTGTCGCGCATATCGCCAATCATACCAGTGCCGCCACCAACCAGCAGGAATACTTTGTGACCGCGCTCCAAAAAATGCCGCACCATCATGTAGACCGCCAAGTGCCCTACATGCAGACTATCCGCCGACGGATCTGTCCCCAAATAGAGCGTAAAATTCTCCGAATCGATAAGCCTGTCGTCCGTAAATGTGGTCTGATTCCAGAACCCGCGCCATTGTAGTTCTTCTGATAGTTTCATAGCACTCCTTTTCTTTATATTAGTATAGCAATTTTATAATTGAAGCGAAACATATGCGTGATATAATAGGACTGTGAAGAGGAAAACTACGATTAACACCGCCGGACACGGCTCAAGTAATAAGAAGTCTCCGTCAAAACGGATGAATTTATATGCTAATTTGGCGCAAAAACATCGAACAAAAAAGGACAAAGACGCACGTGAGCGGGCGGAATATTTGGCAACTTTACCAAAACACCCCGTCAAGCGATTCTTCTACCGCCTACACCCAAAACGCCTAGCTAAATATTGGTTTTCTAAACGTGGCGGACTGATGGCCTTGAAGATTCTTGGCGTTGGCACCCTATTGGTGCTACTACTTATCGGTGGTATGTTTGCTTATTTCCGTAAAGATCTTGATAAAATCCGCCCCGGCGAACTGGCTAAACGTGTCCAAACTACCGTTACCAAATATTACGACCGTAATGATAATTTGCTCTGGGAAGATAAAGGGACAGGAAACTATCAATTGGTCGTCGAAGCCGATCAGATTAGCGACTACTTAAAAAAGGCCACCGTCGCAATTGAGGACCGCGATTTCTATAAGCATCACGGCATCAGCATTAGCGGTATAATGCGAGCAATGCTTTCAACCGCTTCACGACGCCAAGTCCAAGGTGGCTCGACTCTGACACAGCAGCTTGTCAAGCAAGTCTTCTTCGCTGACGAAGCTGGCGACCGTTCAATTAGCGGCGTTCCTCGTAAGATTAAGGAAATCATTCTAGCAATTGAAGTTGAACGCATGTATAGCAAAGATCAAATCTTATCTCTGTATCTAAACGAATCTCCATACGGCGGTCGACGTAACGGTGCGGAGTCAGCTTCACAAACATACTTCGGTAAGCACGCCAAAGATTTGACACTGGCAGAGGCAGCGCTGATTGCCAGTATCCCACAAAATCCAACCTACTATAACCCATATAATACCGCTGGGCATAAAGCGCTAATTGCCCGCCAACACACAACTTTGGATTATATGGCCGAACAAGGTGTCATTTCTAAAGATGAAGCCGAAAAAGCTAAAAAAGTTGATATTCTAAGCACTATCAAACCTCAGACAGAACAACTAGAAAACATTAAGGCGCCTCACTTCCTACTAATGGTTCGCAACCAGCTTAGTAAA
Encoded here:
- a CDS encoding HAD-IIB family hydrolase, whose translation is MKKIIGFDLDDTLAITKSPISDRMAGILSRLLEKYDVCVITGGTFQQIKKQVIDRLNVQPELLQRFHAMPTCGTRYYRFDAADNEWKIQYANDLSDEQKTQITTALEEVAREMGIWCDNPAGEIIEDRHSQITMSALGQQASPEDKYAWAEKYKDIRPVYRDKVAEKLPGLEVRIGGTTSTDITLPGIDKAYGIGKLLELNGWSKEDALFFGDKLQEGGNDFPVKQMGVDSIEVRGWEDTAYALEGINAVS
- the recG gene encoding ATP-dependent DNA helicase RecG; its protein translation is MKLTTPLEHIKGVGPKTAQALAAAGLETVADALDFLPRAYDDYSAAVSIADLQPGKVTVRAHCESISTRIVRRGLRITTAVLADDSGKVTAVWFNQPYRESQLKSDAEFMFSGQFGMQYNSYQISNPSVELAKQTDTSDAQRTSGIHPVYKSIKNLRPKTVQDLLKNLRPIMDFLPETLPEHIVQRQKLVSRAEAIRFLHTPNNHEEIARGRERLAFEELFEMILAAQLNKQEQTKLTGWRIPFNQPVVKQFVEQLPFPLTNAQRRAAWQILQDLESEHPMNRLLQGDVGSGKTVVAGLVAAEVAQAGFQTAIMAPTEILATQHAKTLDELLSPFGVSVALLTGHVKGTPRRQLLDNLANGDIDVVVGTHALIQEKVAYHKLGFVVIDEQHRFGVKQRQALLQKADYMPHLLSMTATPIPRSLALTLYGELDISILDELPAGRQPIETKIWSPASAPKLYEAIDHELAQGRQAYVICPLIDDNPDNDKKSVEAEYHKLAKTMFRHRRVGLLHGKLPPEEKAAVMQQFADGDIDMLVSTTVVEVGVNVPNATVMLIENADNFGLSQLHQLRGRVGRGQHQSFCHLMLSGHDKPSQRLKEIEKSQDGFYLAEVDLKLRGPGEIYGRAQHGVLNLKIASLSDTPLIARAQTEAERFVKEGQDLLQYNHLARAVSRYQRLTILN
- the tyrS gene encoding tyrosine--tRNA ligase, giving the protein MKLSEELQWRGFWNQTTFTDDRLIDSENFTLYLGTDPSADSLHVGHLAVYMMVRHFLERGHKVFLLVGGGTGMIGDMRDTEERSLLSYAEIEHNKRALKTQVSQIFAGRDFTLVDNADWLGNLELLPFLRDIGKNFNMADLIGREFFKARIDNGKGLSFAEFTYTLLQGYDFWHLFKHHSVNLQIGGSDQWGNLLSGVELIRKKENAEVYAMTAPLLINKSTGRKFGKSEGGAVWLDEAKTSVYKFYQFWLNVDDESAIEYMKIFTMLDRDTIEAIAENHAVNPGARSAQKVLAREVTDIVHGVNRRESVERVTEVLFGGGDFRQLSDDDLDALAKEIPRVDVGVGVIEALVISGAVSSNGEAKRLLKSGAISLNGEKITEDQAVNTTSLLKKGKNTFVLIMEGEE